A region of Streptomyces sp. TG1A-60 DNA encodes the following proteins:
- a CDS encoding peptidase inhibitor family I36 protein gives MHRMLVRSGIALGGLALAAVGTLATAAPANAAWSDCPSGALCAYLGTYGAGDPGTVYGDNNNLLQYNKFNNAESLYNNGNNCNVRIFSGLNKTGSSYVLNRGRTNPTLANTVWWHNVASNDWCV, from the coding sequence ATGCATCGGATGCTCGTCCGGAGCGGCATCGCCCTCGGTGGTCTGGCCCTGGCCGCCGTCGGCACGCTGGCCACGGCCGCCCCCGCGAACGCCGCGTGGTCGGACTGTCCCTCCGGGGCGCTGTGCGCGTACCTGGGCACCTACGGCGCGGGAGACCCCGGGACCGTGTACGGCGACAACAACAACCTGCTCCAGTACAACAAGTTCAACAACGCCGAGTCGCTCTACAACAACGGCAACAACTGCAACGTCCGCATCTTCTCCGGACTGAACAAGACCGGTTCCAGCTACGTCCTCAACCGCGGCCGGACGAACCCGACCCTGGCCAACACCGTCTGGTGGCACAACGTCGCCTCCAACGACTGGTGCGTGTGA